A single region of the Pelecanus crispus isolate bPelCri1 chromosome 10, bPelCri1.pri, whole genome shotgun sequence genome encodes:
- the ZFAND4 gene encoding AN1-type zinc finger protein 4 isoform X1, with amino-acid sequence MANKKEPPFFNEDNMGPFHYKLPFYETMELFIETLTGTCFELHVSPFETVISVKAKIQRLEGIPVSQQHLIWNNTELKDDYCLNDYNISEGCTLKLVLAMRGGPINTRRVPVEDPIREMAEYMDPSRDEIWEKGPSNKQVTFLVYREGDQLNFFRVVDRGDGTLTPLSESLSGGSVYNLYADDEDETEASPSGQQIIENSITMNKMKLLKAKMENMNLSKKPKKTVKVKPRPPMAPRPSSGSVAAARHRFLRVLPHIGQSCLPPPGNSYPSESSQNALSALATLATAGRTMPSTTNDFLKEDDTWQSNSWSQSVSSIRLPPKISRVELENAKLPTNSVLTPVSSLPANSEKASENVTSTSEEDAVLFPNLTNVELYGAEEKLLPETDAFALLTEASTTEQCSEIRDIGKVNPELELSDGDEESKVVEQHRKPISKVLSTAAMGAGLLSTRELSPQKNLLLSPLRYSAQVARHSSLKPQTQPKCFEAGNLRSTASPNVLRSLEVRSIADSSFSRTTRFRSVKVESLGKRPDVISKAEARDITDVANKAPKEPVGSVSNLGFLASLARSANREGLQSSCGTGRFRTSGIALPTNLQHFQEESFRKTAPPNEAAEYILSAHGLGMNGSIAAVGKRVGEATHLPPVNGSIQAKKKITKHCFLCGKKTGLATSYECRCGNNFCATHRYAETHTCTYDYKSAGRRYLQETNPVVSAPKLPKI; translated from the exons gtaTTCCTGTCTCTCAGCAGCACTTAATTTGGAATAATACAGAGCTGAAGGATGACTATTGTTTGAATGATTATAA CATTTCAGAAGGCTGCACTCTGAAGTTAGTTCTGGCTATGCGAGGTGGACCTATTAACACTAGAAGAG TTCCTGTGGAAGACCCTATCAGGGAAATGGCTGAATACATGGATCCCAGTAGAGATGAGATCTGGGAGAAAGGGCCATCCAATAAACAAGTTACCTTCTTAGTATATCGAGAAGGAGATCAGTTGAATTTCTTTCGTGTGGTAGATCGGGGAGATGGCACTTTAACACCATTATCTGAATCTTTGAG tggtggtTCAGTTTATAACTTATATGCTGATGATGAAGATGAGACAGAGGCATCACCTTCTGGACAACAGATTATTGAGAATTCAATTACtatgaataaaatgaaactaCTCAAGGCAAAGATGGAGAACATGAATCTGAGTAAAAAG cctaAGAAAACTGTCAAGGTGAAACCTCGTCCTCCAATGGCTCCTCGACCATCTAGTGGCTCAGTGGCTGCTGCTCGTCACCGCTTTTTAAGAGTGCTCCCCCATATCGGACAGTCCTGTCTACCTCCTCCTGGGAATTCGTATCCCTCAGAGTCTTCCCAAAACGCACTTTCAGCATTGGCTACTTTGGCCACTGCTGGTAGAACAATGCCATCCACAACTAATGACTTTCTTAAGGAAGATGACACTTGGCAGAGCAACTCTTGGTCTCAGTCAGTTAGTAGCATCAGGTTACCACCGAAAATATCTCGTGTTGaactagaaaatgcaaaactaCCTACAAATAGTGTTCTGACTCCTGTTTCATCTCTGCctgcaaattcagaaaaagcatctgaaaatgtGACCTCAACAAGTGAGGAGgatgctgttttgtttccaaatcTAACAAATGTAGAACTATatggagcagaagaaaaacttctaCCCGAAACagatgcttttgctttgttaaCAGAAGCAAGCACCACTGAACAGTGTAGTGAGATACGTGACATAGGAAAGGTGAACCCAGAACTTGAACTGTCTGATGGAGATGAAGAATCTAAGGTTGTAGAGCAGCATAGAAAACCTATTAGTAAAGTGCTGAGCACTGCAGCAATGGGAGCTGGTCTTCTCAGTACTCGTGAATTAAGTCCgcagaaaaatctgcttttgtcGCCTCTTCGGTATTCAGCGCAAGTGGCACGTCACAGTTCTCTGAAACCGCAAACACAACCCAAATGCTTTGAGGCTGGTAACTTGAGATCTACAGCCTCTCCAAACGTGCTTCGATCGTTGGAAGTCCGTAGTATAGCAGACTCGTCTTTTTCTAGGACTACTAGATTTCGTAGCGTCAAAGTAGAGTCACTTGGCAAAAGACCTGATGTAATTTCTAAAGCAGAGGCTAGGGATATCACAGATGTGGCTAACAAGGCACCCAAAGAACCTGTGGGTTCTGTAAGTAACTTAGGATTTCTGGCTTCGCTGGCCCGAAGCGCAAACAGGGAAGGTTTACAGAGTTCCTGTGGGACAGGCAGGTTTCGGACTTCTGGTATTGCACTACCTACAAACCTCCAgcattttcaggaagaaagctTTAGGAAAACTGCTCCTCCAAATGAAGCTGCTGAATATATTCTA tctGCGCATGGGCTTGGAATGAATGGAAGTATTGCAGCTGTAGGGAAAAGAGTAG GTGAAGCAACCCATCTTCCACCTGTGAATGGCTCAAttcaagcaaaaaagaaaattacaaagcaTTGCTTTCTTTGTGGCAAGAAAACTGGATTGGCAACCAGCTATGAGTGCAG ATGTGGAAACAACTTCTGTGCAACGCACCGCTATGCAGAGACTCACACCTGCACCTACGACTATAAGAGTGCAGGGCGAAGGTATTTGCAGGAGACCAATCCCGTCGTTAGTGCACCAAAGCTTCCCAAAATCTGA
- the ZFAND4 gene encoding AN1-type zinc finger protein 4 isoform X2 yields the protein MANKKEPPFFNEDNMGPFHYKLPFYETMELFIETLTGTCFELHVSPFETVISVKAKIQRLEGIPVSQQHLIWNNTELKDDYCLNDYNISEGCTLKLVLAMRGGPINTRRVPVEDPIREMAEYMDPSRDEIWEKGPSNKQVTFLVYREGDQLNFFRVVDRGDGTLTPLSESLSGGSVYNLYADDEDETEASPSGQQIIENSITMNKMKLLKAKMENMNLSKKPKKTVKVKPRPPMAPRPSSGSVAAARHRFLRVLPHIGQSCLPPPGNSYPSESSQNALSALATLATAGRTMPSTTNDFLKEDDTWQSNSWSQSVSSIRLPPKISRVELENAKLPTNSVLTPVSSLPANSEKASENVTSTSEEDAVLFPNLTNVELYGAEEKLLPETDAFALLTEASTTEQCSEIRDIGKVNPELELSDGDEESKVVEQHRKPISKVLSTAAMGAGLLSTRELSPQKNLLLSPLRYSAQVARHSSLKPQTQPKCFEAGNLRSTASPNVLRSLEVRSIADSSFSRTTRFRSVKVESLGKRPDVISKAEARDITDVANKAPKEPVGSVSNLGFLASLARSANREGLQSSCGTGRFRTSGIALPTNLQHFQEESFRKTAPPNEAAEYILKSSWTLHRYVD from the exons gtaTTCCTGTCTCTCAGCAGCACTTAATTTGGAATAATACAGAGCTGAAGGATGACTATTGTTTGAATGATTATAA CATTTCAGAAGGCTGCACTCTGAAGTTAGTTCTGGCTATGCGAGGTGGACCTATTAACACTAGAAGAG TTCCTGTGGAAGACCCTATCAGGGAAATGGCTGAATACATGGATCCCAGTAGAGATGAGATCTGGGAGAAAGGGCCATCCAATAAACAAGTTACCTTCTTAGTATATCGAGAAGGAGATCAGTTGAATTTCTTTCGTGTGGTAGATCGGGGAGATGGCACTTTAACACCATTATCTGAATCTTTGAG tggtggtTCAGTTTATAACTTATATGCTGATGATGAAGATGAGACAGAGGCATCACCTTCTGGACAACAGATTATTGAGAATTCAATTACtatgaataaaatgaaactaCTCAAGGCAAAGATGGAGAACATGAATCTGAGTAAAAAG cctaAGAAAACTGTCAAGGTGAAACCTCGTCCTCCAATGGCTCCTCGACCATCTAGTGGCTCAGTGGCTGCTGCTCGTCACCGCTTTTTAAGAGTGCTCCCCCATATCGGACAGTCCTGTCTACCTCCTCCTGGGAATTCGTATCCCTCAGAGTCTTCCCAAAACGCACTTTCAGCATTGGCTACTTTGGCCACTGCTGGTAGAACAATGCCATCCACAACTAATGACTTTCTTAAGGAAGATGACACTTGGCAGAGCAACTCTTGGTCTCAGTCAGTTAGTAGCATCAGGTTACCACCGAAAATATCTCGTGTTGaactagaaaatgcaaaactaCCTACAAATAGTGTTCTGACTCCTGTTTCATCTCTGCctgcaaattcagaaaaagcatctgaaaatgtGACCTCAACAAGTGAGGAGgatgctgttttgtttccaaatcTAACAAATGTAGAACTATatggagcagaagaaaaacttctaCCCGAAACagatgcttttgctttgttaaCAGAAGCAAGCACCACTGAACAGTGTAGTGAGATACGTGACATAGGAAAGGTGAACCCAGAACTTGAACTGTCTGATGGAGATGAAGAATCTAAGGTTGTAGAGCAGCATAGAAAACCTATTAGTAAAGTGCTGAGCACTGCAGCAATGGGAGCTGGTCTTCTCAGTACTCGTGAATTAAGTCCgcagaaaaatctgcttttgtcGCCTCTTCGGTATTCAGCGCAAGTGGCACGTCACAGTTCTCTGAAACCGCAAACACAACCCAAATGCTTTGAGGCTGGTAACTTGAGATCTACAGCCTCTCCAAACGTGCTTCGATCGTTGGAAGTCCGTAGTATAGCAGACTCGTCTTTTTCTAGGACTACTAGATTTCGTAGCGTCAAAGTAGAGTCACTTGGCAAAAGACCTGATGTAATTTCTAAAGCAGAGGCTAGGGATATCACAGATGTGGCTAACAAGGCACCCAAAGAACCTGTGGGTTCTGTAAGTAACTTAGGATTTCTGGCTTCGCTGGCCCGAAGCGCAAACAGGGAAGGTTTACAGAGTTCCTGTGGGACAGGCAGGTTTCGGACTTCTGGTATTGCACTACCTACAAACCTCCAgcattttcaggaagaaagctTTAGGAAAACTGCTCCTCCAAATGAAGCTGCTGAATATATTCTA AAGTCTTCTTGGACTCTTCATAGGTACGTTGATTGA
- the ZFAND4 gene encoding AN1-type zinc finger protein 4 isoform X3, translated as MANKKEPPFFNEDNMGPFHYKLPFYETMELFIETLTGTCFELHVSPFETVISVKAKIQRLEGIPVSQQHLIWNNTELKDDYCLNDYNISEGCTLKLVLAMRGGPINTRRVPVEDPIREMAEYMDPSRDEIWEKGPSNKQVTFLVYREGDQLNFFRVVDRGDGTLTPLSESLSGGSVYNLYADDEDETEASPSGQQIIENSITMNKMKLLKAKMENMNLSKKPKKTVKVKPRPPMAPRPSSGSVAAARHRFLRVLPHIGQSCLPPPGNSYPSESSQNALSALATLATAGRTMPSTTNDFLKEDDTWQSNSWSQSVSSIRLPPKISRVELENAKLPTNSVLTPVSSLPANSEKASENVTSTSEEDAVLFPNLTNVELYGAEEKLLPETDAFALLTEASTTEQCSEIRDIGKVNPELELSDGDEESKVVEQHRKPISKVLSTAAMGAGLLSTRELSPQKNLLLSPLRYSAQVARHSSLKPQTQPKCFEAGNLRSTASPNVLRSLEVRSIADSSFSRTTRFRSVKVESLGKRPDVISKAEARDITDVANKAPKEPVGSVSNLGFLASLARSANREGLQSSCGTGRFRTSGIALPTNLQHFQEESFRKTAPPNEAAEYILQVKQPIFHL; from the exons gtaTTCCTGTCTCTCAGCAGCACTTAATTTGGAATAATACAGAGCTGAAGGATGACTATTGTTTGAATGATTATAA CATTTCAGAAGGCTGCACTCTGAAGTTAGTTCTGGCTATGCGAGGTGGACCTATTAACACTAGAAGAG TTCCTGTGGAAGACCCTATCAGGGAAATGGCTGAATACATGGATCCCAGTAGAGATGAGATCTGGGAGAAAGGGCCATCCAATAAACAAGTTACCTTCTTAGTATATCGAGAAGGAGATCAGTTGAATTTCTTTCGTGTGGTAGATCGGGGAGATGGCACTTTAACACCATTATCTGAATCTTTGAG tggtggtTCAGTTTATAACTTATATGCTGATGATGAAGATGAGACAGAGGCATCACCTTCTGGACAACAGATTATTGAGAATTCAATTACtatgaataaaatgaaactaCTCAAGGCAAAGATGGAGAACATGAATCTGAGTAAAAAG cctaAGAAAACTGTCAAGGTGAAACCTCGTCCTCCAATGGCTCCTCGACCATCTAGTGGCTCAGTGGCTGCTGCTCGTCACCGCTTTTTAAGAGTGCTCCCCCATATCGGACAGTCCTGTCTACCTCCTCCTGGGAATTCGTATCCCTCAGAGTCTTCCCAAAACGCACTTTCAGCATTGGCTACTTTGGCCACTGCTGGTAGAACAATGCCATCCACAACTAATGACTTTCTTAAGGAAGATGACACTTGGCAGAGCAACTCTTGGTCTCAGTCAGTTAGTAGCATCAGGTTACCACCGAAAATATCTCGTGTTGaactagaaaatgcaaaactaCCTACAAATAGTGTTCTGACTCCTGTTTCATCTCTGCctgcaaattcagaaaaagcatctgaaaatgtGACCTCAACAAGTGAGGAGgatgctgttttgtttccaaatcTAACAAATGTAGAACTATatggagcagaagaaaaacttctaCCCGAAACagatgcttttgctttgttaaCAGAAGCAAGCACCACTGAACAGTGTAGTGAGATACGTGACATAGGAAAGGTGAACCCAGAACTTGAACTGTCTGATGGAGATGAAGAATCTAAGGTTGTAGAGCAGCATAGAAAACCTATTAGTAAAGTGCTGAGCACTGCAGCAATGGGAGCTGGTCTTCTCAGTACTCGTGAATTAAGTCCgcagaaaaatctgcttttgtcGCCTCTTCGGTATTCAGCGCAAGTGGCACGTCACAGTTCTCTGAAACCGCAAACACAACCCAAATGCTTTGAGGCTGGTAACTTGAGATCTACAGCCTCTCCAAACGTGCTTCGATCGTTGGAAGTCCGTAGTATAGCAGACTCGTCTTTTTCTAGGACTACTAGATTTCGTAGCGTCAAAGTAGAGTCACTTGGCAAAAGACCTGATGTAATTTCTAAAGCAGAGGCTAGGGATATCACAGATGTGGCTAACAAGGCACCCAAAGAACCTGTGGGTTCTGTAAGTAACTTAGGATTTCTGGCTTCGCTGGCCCGAAGCGCAAACAGGGAAGGTTTACAGAGTTCCTGTGGGACAGGCAGGTTTCGGACTTCTGGTATTGCACTACCTACAAACCTCCAgcattttcaggaagaaagctTTAGGAAAACTGCTCCTCCAAATGAAGCTGCTGAATATATTCTA CAGGTGAAGCAACCCATCTTCCACCTGTGA
- the ZFAND4 gene encoding AN1-type zinc finger protein 4 isoform X4, protein MANKKEPPFFNEDNMGPFHYKLPFYETMELFIETLTGTCFELHVSPFETVISVKAKIQRLEGIPVSQQHLIWNNTELKDDYCLNDYNISEGCTLKLVLAMRGGPINTRRVPVEDPIREMAEYMDPSRDEIWEKGPSNKQVTFLVYREGDQLNFFRVVDRGDGTLTPLSESLSGGSVYNLYADDEDETEASPSGQQIIENSITMNKMKLLKAKMENMNLSKKPKKTVKVKPRPPMAPRPSSGSVAAARHRFLRVLPHIGQSCLPPPGNSYPSESSQNALSALATLATAGRTMPSTTNDFLKEDDTWQSNSWSQSVSSIRLPPKISRVELENAKLPTNSVLTPVSSLPANSEKASENVTSTSEEDAVLFPNLTNVELYGAEEKLLPETDAFALLTEASTTEQCSEIRDIGKVNPELELSDGDEESKVVEQHRKPISKVLSTAAMGAGLLSTRELSPQKNLLLSPLRYSAQVARHSSLKPQTQPKCFEAGNLRSTASPNVLRSLEVRSIADSSFSRTTRFRSVKVESLGKRPDVISKAEARDITDVANKAPKEPVGSVSNLGFLASLARSANREGLQSSCGTGRFRTSGIALPTNLQHFQEESFRKTAPPNEAAEYILVR, encoded by the exons gtaTTCCTGTCTCTCAGCAGCACTTAATTTGGAATAATACAGAGCTGAAGGATGACTATTGTTTGAATGATTATAA CATTTCAGAAGGCTGCACTCTGAAGTTAGTTCTGGCTATGCGAGGTGGACCTATTAACACTAGAAGAG TTCCTGTGGAAGACCCTATCAGGGAAATGGCTGAATACATGGATCCCAGTAGAGATGAGATCTGGGAGAAAGGGCCATCCAATAAACAAGTTACCTTCTTAGTATATCGAGAAGGAGATCAGTTGAATTTCTTTCGTGTGGTAGATCGGGGAGATGGCACTTTAACACCATTATCTGAATCTTTGAG tggtggtTCAGTTTATAACTTATATGCTGATGATGAAGATGAGACAGAGGCATCACCTTCTGGACAACAGATTATTGAGAATTCAATTACtatgaataaaatgaaactaCTCAAGGCAAAGATGGAGAACATGAATCTGAGTAAAAAG cctaAGAAAACTGTCAAGGTGAAACCTCGTCCTCCAATGGCTCCTCGACCATCTAGTGGCTCAGTGGCTGCTGCTCGTCACCGCTTTTTAAGAGTGCTCCCCCATATCGGACAGTCCTGTCTACCTCCTCCTGGGAATTCGTATCCCTCAGAGTCTTCCCAAAACGCACTTTCAGCATTGGCTACTTTGGCCACTGCTGGTAGAACAATGCCATCCACAACTAATGACTTTCTTAAGGAAGATGACACTTGGCAGAGCAACTCTTGGTCTCAGTCAGTTAGTAGCATCAGGTTACCACCGAAAATATCTCGTGTTGaactagaaaatgcaaaactaCCTACAAATAGTGTTCTGACTCCTGTTTCATCTCTGCctgcaaattcagaaaaagcatctgaaaatgtGACCTCAACAAGTGAGGAGgatgctgttttgtttccaaatcTAACAAATGTAGAACTATatggagcagaagaaaaacttctaCCCGAAACagatgcttttgctttgttaaCAGAAGCAAGCACCACTGAACAGTGTAGTGAGATACGTGACATAGGAAAGGTGAACCCAGAACTTGAACTGTCTGATGGAGATGAAGAATCTAAGGTTGTAGAGCAGCATAGAAAACCTATTAGTAAAGTGCTGAGCACTGCAGCAATGGGAGCTGGTCTTCTCAGTACTCGTGAATTAAGTCCgcagaaaaatctgcttttgtcGCCTCTTCGGTATTCAGCGCAAGTGGCACGTCACAGTTCTCTGAAACCGCAAACACAACCCAAATGCTTTGAGGCTGGTAACTTGAGATCTACAGCCTCTCCAAACGTGCTTCGATCGTTGGAAGTCCGTAGTATAGCAGACTCGTCTTTTTCTAGGACTACTAGATTTCGTAGCGTCAAAGTAGAGTCACTTGGCAAAAGACCTGATGTAATTTCTAAAGCAGAGGCTAGGGATATCACAGATGTGGCTAACAAGGCACCCAAAGAACCTGTGGGTTCTGTAAGTAACTTAGGATTTCTGGCTTCGCTGGCCCGAAGCGCAAACAGGGAAGGTTTACAGAGTTCCTGTGGGACAGGCAGGTTTCGGACTTCTGGTATTGCACTACCTACAAACCTCCAgcattttcaggaagaaagctTTAGGAAAACTGCTCCTCCAAATGAAGCTGCTGAATATATTCTA GTACGTTGA
- the ZFAND4 gene encoding AN1-type zinc finger protein 4 isoform X5: MANKKEPPFFNEDNMGPFHYKLPFYETMELFIETLTGTCFELHVSPFETVISVKAKIQRLEGIPVSQQHLIWNNTELKDDYCLNDYNISEGCTLKLVLAMRGGPINTRRVPVEDPIREMAEYMDPSRDEIWEKGPSNKQVTFLVYREGDQLNFFRVVDRGDGTLTPLSESLSGGSVYNLYADDEDETEASPSGQQIIENSITMNKMKLLKAKMENMNLSKKPKKTVKVKPRPPMAPRPSSGSVAAARHRFLRVLPHIGQSCLPPPGNSYPSESSQNALSALATLATAGRTMPSTTNDFLKEDDTWQSNSWSQSVSSIRLPPKISRVELENAKLPTNSVLTPVSSLPANSEKASENVTSTSEEDAVLFPNLTNVELYGAEEKLLPETDAFALLTEASTTEQCSEIRDIGKVNPELELSDGDEESKVVEQHRKPISKVLSTAAMGAGLLSTRELSPQKNLLLSPLRYSAQVARHSSLKPQTQPKCFEAGNLRSTASPNVLRSLEVRSIADSSFSRTTRFRSVKVESLGKRPDVISKAEARDITDVANKAPKEPVGSVSNLGFLASLARSANREGLQSSCGTGRFRTSGIALPTNLQHFQEESFRKTAPPNEAAEYIL; encoded by the exons gtaTTCCTGTCTCTCAGCAGCACTTAATTTGGAATAATACAGAGCTGAAGGATGACTATTGTTTGAATGATTATAA CATTTCAGAAGGCTGCACTCTGAAGTTAGTTCTGGCTATGCGAGGTGGACCTATTAACACTAGAAGAG TTCCTGTGGAAGACCCTATCAGGGAAATGGCTGAATACATGGATCCCAGTAGAGATGAGATCTGGGAGAAAGGGCCATCCAATAAACAAGTTACCTTCTTAGTATATCGAGAAGGAGATCAGTTGAATTTCTTTCGTGTGGTAGATCGGGGAGATGGCACTTTAACACCATTATCTGAATCTTTGAG tggtggtTCAGTTTATAACTTATATGCTGATGATGAAGATGAGACAGAGGCATCACCTTCTGGACAACAGATTATTGAGAATTCAATTACtatgaataaaatgaaactaCTCAAGGCAAAGATGGAGAACATGAATCTGAGTAAAAAG cctaAGAAAACTGTCAAGGTGAAACCTCGTCCTCCAATGGCTCCTCGACCATCTAGTGGCTCAGTGGCTGCTGCTCGTCACCGCTTTTTAAGAGTGCTCCCCCATATCGGACAGTCCTGTCTACCTCCTCCTGGGAATTCGTATCCCTCAGAGTCTTCCCAAAACGCACTTTCAGCATTGGCTACTTTGGCCACTGCTGGTAGAACAATGCCATCCACAACTAATGACTTTCTTAAGGAAGATGACACTTGGCAGAGCAACTCTTGGTCTCAGTCAGTTAGTAGCATCAGGTTACCACCGAAAATATCTCGTGTTGaactagaaaatgcaaaactaCCTACAAATAGTGTTCTGACTCCTGTTTCATCTCTGCctgcaaattcagaaaaagcatctgaaaatgtGACCTCAACAAGTGAGGAGgatgctgttttgtttccaaatcTAACAAATGTAGAACTATatggagcagaagaaaaacttctaCCCGAAACagatgcttttgctttgttaaCAGAAGCAAGCACCACTGAACAGTGTAGTGAGATACGTGACATAGGAAAGGTGAACCCAGAACTTGAACTGTCTGATGGAGATGAAGAATCTAAGGTTGTAGAGCAGCATAGAAAACCTATTAGTAAAGTGCTGAGCACTGCAGCAATGGGAGCTGGTCTTCTCAGTACTCGTGAATTAAGTCCgcagaaaaatctgcttttgtcGCCTCTTCGGTATTCAGCGCAAGTGGCACGTCACAGTTCTCTGAAACCGCAAACACAACCCAAATGCTTTGAGGCTGGTAACTTGAGATCTACAGCCTCTCCAAACGTGCTTCGATCGTTGGAAGTCCGTAGTATAGCAGACTCGTCTTTTTCTAGGACTACTAGATTTCGTAGCGTCAAAGTAGAGTCACTTGGCAAAAGACCTGATGTAATTTCTAAAGCAGAGGCTAGGGATATCACAGATGTGGCTAACAAGGCACCCAAAGAACCTGTGGGTTCTGTAAGTAACTTAGGATTTCTGGCTTCGCTGGCCCGAAGCGCAAACAGGGAAGGTTTACAGAGTTCCTGTGGGACAGGCAGGTTTCGGACTTCTGGTATTGCACTACCTACAAACCTCCAgcattttcaggaagaaagctTTAGGAAAACTGCTCCTCCAAATGAAGCTGCTGAATATATTCTA TAA